The Rhizobium viscosum genomic sequence AGGAAGTGGCGCTTTCCGTGCGCATGCTCGGCGAGATCATGAACCAGCGGCCGGAGCAGGCGGGCCGCGGGCGCGGGGTTCGGCCGCATCTGCATGGCCGCATCGAATTCGACCGCGTCAGCTTCCGCTATGCGCCGGATGCAGCACCAGCGCTCGACAATGTCTCCTTCGCCATTCCGGCCGGCTCGGTCTTCGGCGTGGTCGGCAAGAGCGGCTCGGGCAAGACGACGATCACCAGGCTCATCCAGGGGCTCTACCAGAGCCAGGAGGGGCTGGTGCGCATGGATGGTTACGACAGCCGCGAGATCGACCTCGTGCATTTGAGAACCAGCATCGGCGTCGTGCTGCAGGATAATTTCCTGTTCCGCGGCTCGGTGCGCGACAATATCGCCGCCGCCAAGCCCGATGCCAGTATCGAGGAAATCATGCAGGTCGCCCGCATCGCCGGTGCGGAAGAGTTCATCGAGCGCCTGCCGCGCGGCTTCGATACGATGCTGGAGGAAAATGCCGCCAACCTCTCCGGCGGCCAGAAGCAGCGGTTGGCAATCGCGCGTGCGCTGATCACCGATCCGAAGCTCCTGATCTTCGATGAGGCGACGAGCGCGCTCGACCCTGATAGCGAGGCGATCATCCGTGACAATCTCAGCCGGATCGCTGCCGGGCGCACCGTCATCATCGTCTCGCACCGGCTTTCGACGCTCGTCGATGCCGATGCCATTCTCGTCATCGATCGCGGCAAGGTCGCCGATATCGGCCGGCATGATCAGCTCGTGTCGCGCTGCATGACCTACCGCCACCTCTGGGCACAGCAGATGAGGCAGGTCGCATGAACGCCCATGTCAGAAAATCCGACGAAAACATGCCCGTCCCTTCAGAGAAGGGGCCATCGGAACAGGGCCGGTCCGGCAAGGGCAGGGAGCTTGTCGCCCGGCCGCCGCTGCCGCCAGCAATTGCCGAGTTCCAGTCCGACGCGGTGGAACTGGAAGAACGCGCGCCGCCGCGCGTTGCCCGCATGACGCTCTATTGCGTCACGGCGCTGCTGGCCGCAGCCATCACCTGGGCTTCCGTCTCCTCCATCGACGAGGTGGTGATTGCGCCCGGCAAGCTCGTCACCACGCAGCCGACCATCGTCGTGCAGCCGCTCGAAACCTCGATCATCCGCACGATCGACGTGAAGGCCGGCGAGGTGGTGCGTGCCGGCCAGACGCTGGCCACCCTCGATGCCACTTTCAGCCAGGCCGATGTCGGGCAGCTGAAGGCGAAGTTTTCCGCCCTCGACGCCCAGGTGAAGCGGCTGGAGGCGGAGCTGACCGGCGAGGATTATTCCAAGATCGCCGGCAATACGCCGGACGAGCAACTGCAGGTGCAGCTCTTCGGCCAGCGGCGGGCCTTCTACATGGCGCAGCTGCAGAATTTCGAGCAGCAGATTGCCGGACAATCCTCGGTGATTGCGGCAAACCGCAATCAGGAGGCCGTGCTCAACGACCGGCGAGACAACCTCTCGCAGATCGAGGCGACGCGAAAGAAGCTCTATGACAAGGAAAGCGGCTCGCTCTTGACCATGCTCGGCTCGCGCGACGCCCGCCTCGATGTCGAGGCCGATATCACCGCCGTGCGCGGCAAGGCCGATGAGGCTGCCCATGCCTATGCGAAACTGCGCGCCGACCGCCAGGCCTTCGTCGAGGATTTCCGCCGCGCCGCGATGGAACAGCTCGTCGACCTGCGCAGCCAGCGCGACATGGCCGGCGAAGAACAGAAGAAGATGGAGCTGCGCCGCAACATGGTGGCGCTCACCGCGCCCGCCGATGCCGTCGTGCTCGATCTCGCCCAGCGCTCGGTCGGCTCCGTCGTGCGCGAGGCCGAGCCTGTCGTGACACTGGTGCCGATCAACGTGCCGCTCGAAGCCGAAGTCTCGATCAACACCCGCGATATCGGCCGCATCGCCGTCGGCAAGGAAGCCCGCATCAAGCTCGATGCCTATCCCTTCCAGAAATACGGCACGGCCTCGGGCGAGGTGCGCACGATCAGCCAGGACACGTTCCTGACCGGCCAGCAGCAGGACCCGAACGCCACTA encodes the following:
- a CDS encoding HlyD family type I secretion periplasmic adaptor subunit, translating into MNAHVRKSDENMPVPSEKGPSEQGRSGKGRELVARPPLPPAIAEFQSDAVELEERAPPRVARMTLYCVTALLAAAITWASVSSIDEVVIAPGKLVTTQPTIVVQPLETSIIRTIDVKAGEVVRAGQTLATLDATFSQADVGQLKAKFSALDAQVKRLEAELTGEDYSKIAGNTPDEQLQVQLFGQRRAFYMAQLQNFEQQIAGQSSVIAANRNQEAVLNDRRDNLSQIEATRKKLYDKESGSLLTMLGSRDARLDVEADITAVRGKADEAAHAYAKLRADRQAFVEDFRRAAMEQLVDLRSQRDMAGEEQKKMELRRNMVALTAPADAVVLDLAQRSVGSVVREAEPVVTLVPINVPLEAEVSINTRDIGRIAVGKEARIKLDAYPFQKYGTASGEVRTISQDTFLTGQQQDPNATSAQPPAAPFFKARILLADTRLNVSDVPVRLLPGMTVSTEIKVGNRTVMSYFLYPLLRGLDDAIREPN